The genomic stretch GCAACCAGGTACTATAGGATAGTTACGACGAGTAACGGAGTCTCTGTTACGAGCAACACGGTATCTGTAAATGTTTACCCTCAACTAACAGCCGTTTTGTCATGGGCTGGTAACTATATAAATTACAATACATCGCCGGGTTCAATTACCAACACAGTAAGCGGTGGTAATGGCTCATATAGCTATCAATGGCAGAAATCAACTGATAATGCTACCTGGCAGAATATCAGCGGAGCAACCGCCCAAAACTACTCTCCCGGTGCTATGACAAGTACCAGCTATTTTAGAGTGAATGTCACAAGTAACGGTGTAAATGTTGCCAGTAATTCCATTTTGATAAATGTATATCCCGCTCTAACTCCGGGGACTCTGTCTTTTGCAACAAGTGATATAATTGTAGGCTCTTCCCCCGGTCAGATAACTGGTACAGCAGCTACGGGCGGAAACGGCACCTATTCTTATCAGTGGTATAGTTCAACTGATGGAGGAACGACATGGGTGACTATTAGTGGTGCCACCTCGTTAAATTATACCCCACCTGCTCTTGGTGTGTCTACTACTTTTAGGAGAACCGTTTTAAGTAATGGAGCATCCTCTAACTCCAATACGGCTTCCTTCTATGTTTATGATGCTATCGTTCCAGCAGATCTTAAGCCCGATACCATTGTGTATAGCACTGGTCTTAGTTTAACATCGAATGCGCCACAGGGAGGAACTGGCGTCTATAGTTACAATTGGCAGTCATCGAATGATGCTATAACCTGGGGAAATATAACGAGTGCATCTTCTTTATCTTATCAAGTCCCCGAAATTACAGCTAAGACCTTCTATAGATTGAAAATTATAAGTTCCAGTTTCACGGCATACAGTGATACGGTTTGCGTTTATATGCCGCTTAATTCAGGAACCATCGGTTTAAATACAGCTGTTATAGCATCGGGAGGAAGTGTGTCGTTATCAAGTCTACTTGCGGCTAATGGTGGATTGTGCAGTAACTATAGTTACCAGTATCAAAGCTCCCAGGATAACCTTGCATGGTCAAACATCGCCTCAACGACGATCAATAATATTACTAAGGTGACTTGGTTCAGGCGATTGGTCCAGTGTGGTAATTCGATCATTGCGTCTAATGTGGTTAGGGTGAAAATAAAGGATTTAACAGATACGTTCAGCCCAGATACGACGACCGCCGCCGTTGCTGGTTCCCAAACGACCGCTGTTATTCCTTCTTATACTGGATATAATTCAGCCAATATGAATTATGAAAAGACAAGAACCATCATCAAGCCAGGAGTAACAGACTTAGCAACTGCCAGCGGCTTATCCAATCCCAATGATGTTTTACAGACTACTAAATTTTTTGATGGCCTTGGAAATCTGATTCAAACAGTTGAGAAACAGTCAACTTCAAATCTTACAGATTTTGTATCGATTAGTGTTTATGATGCTTATGGACGGGAAAATCGTAAGTTTTTACCTTATACTGATAATTTGACTTCAGGCGACTTTAGGACCGATGCTAACTCTAAGCAATCTGTCTATTATAAAAACTTACTAGGCACAAGGGAAGACTATTTTTATAGTGATACTGTTTACGAGAACTCTCCACTTAATCGGATAATCAAATCAACAGCACCCGGACGAAGTTGGACTGGTAATGGAATCGGCAGGAAAAGTGGCTATAGGGCAAATACGGTCTATGACTCCGTGCTGATTTGGAGGATCGATCCGGACAGCGCATCCTTACCATTGCAGAAAGGGTTTTACAAACCAGGAACTTTAATAGTTAGTGAATTTATCGATGAGAACGACAATTCTGTTGTTGAATTCAAAGATAGGTCCGGAAAGCTCATACTTACTAAAGAACTGGTCTCAGATCACCTTAATGCTGGATTAAATGGGTGGAATTGCACCTATCAAATCTACGATTATCTTGATAGGCTTAGGTTTGTCGTTCCTTCAAAGGCTGTTGAATTGATAAAAGGTAACTGGACCGTTACCCTGGCTATTGCAAATGATCTTTGCTACCAGTATCGATATGACATGAGAAGTCGGCCAGCGGTGAAGAAGTTCCCGGGAGCAGATTCTGTGTCAATAATATATGATAAAAGAGATAGGAAAATTGCATTTAGGGATGGCAATTTAAGACAAATCGGTTTATGGAAACTCTACTATTATGATACCCAAAACCGGGAGGTTTTGCAGGCACTGGTAAATTCACAACTTTCTAGACAGGCGTTATCAGATTCAATTTCAAGCTATGCGTTTAATCCAGTTAACCCAGTTCCATTTATTGATACTACAATAATAAGTAAACAGGTATATACCTTCTACGATGGATATGCTTTTCAGGGAGCAGCAGCATATGTCGTATCTGACCTATCTAAACCTCAGGGAGGATCGAATCTGTATGTTGAAAGTCTTCCCAGTGCTAGTAGTAAAATGACCAGAGGGCTTGTTACAGGGTATCGTGAGCAAATAGATTATGATGGTCAGTTTGTAATGACAACCAACTATTATAATGAAAGAGCCAGGAAAATACAAACCATTAGAGACAATACCCAGGGAGGTAAAGACATACTGTACAATCTGTTTAATTTTAAAGGGGAACTAATTTCAACTTATCTAAAGCACACGAACCCCAAAAGTACTGCTACGCCTCAGGTTACTTTACTTACTATGTACCATCGGGATAGAATAGGGAGAATTGATACAGTTAGAAAACAGGTAAATGATGATCCTATATACTCCAAGGTGTTATCAATCAGTAGTTACAATGAGTTGGAACAGATTATTCAAAAACGGCTGGGTGTTTCTGGAAGCGGACAACTTGAGACGCAAAATTATGAATATAATGTACGTGGCTGGTTACGAGGTATAAATAGGTCATTCGTAAACTCTGCTTCAAGTACCTCTAATTGGTTTGGTCAGGAAATCAGTTATGATTATGGATTTGATGGAGTTCAGCTCAATGGTAATATGGCAGGGCAGAAATGGAAAGGGCGCGGCGATAGAATCAGTCGGTCTTATGGATACAACTATGATAATCTCAATCGGCTGTTGCTGGCAAATTTTAACCAGCAAAATCCTGGGGCCAGTATTTGGACGAAGGATAAAGTGGACTTTACGACAAGCAGTCTGAGTTATGATGCAATGGGGAACCTGCTAAGTATGAAACAAATGGGTATGAATGGTGTGACAATCCAGCCGGTGGATAGTTTAAGGTATGGGTACTTATCCAACGGGAATAAACTGAGATTTGTTACTGATAAGTATAACAATCCTCGAAGTAAACTTGGTGACTTTAAAGAGATTGTTAGTGACACAACGCAGGATTACTATTATAATGGATCAGGAAGTTTATCAAAGGATAAGAATAAAAACATTGATACTATTCTTTACAACCATAATAATAAGGTGTCCGCCGTATGGGTTAAAAACAAAGGGAAAATCTTCTTCCAATATCGAGGTGGGGATGAAAAGGTATCAAAACTAATATCAGATACTTCAAGCGGTGGTAAATATCAGTGGATTCATTATATTGGAGATTTCGTTTACGAGGCAGGAGCAGATGGAGTAGATACACTTAAGTCCATTGAAACTGAAGAAGGACGTATTCGACCCATTTACAAAACAGGAAGTGCCGTCGGTTATACCTTTGATTACTATATTAAAGATAACCAGGGTAATATTAGGGTTGTGCTTGGTACTAAATCTGATACTGCTGTTTATGCAGCGACAATGGAAACAAGTGCGTCGAGTTTTGAAAATGCGTTATTTTCAAATATTGATAATACTCGATTTGCAAAGCCTTCGTACTATCCCACGGACAACACCACTAATCCTAACGATTATGTTAGTAAATTAAATACAAATAGTAACAAAATCGGTCCTTCCCTGGTTTTGCGTGTGATGGCAGGAGACACCATTTCTATAGCATGTAAGGCACTGTATAAAGATAATAGTGCAAGTACATCTGCCTCTACGTCTTCAGCAATGGTTAGCTCAATCTTATCCGCGTTTTCAGGTGGAGGTATTGTTGATGGGGTTCATAATGGTACTGGTGCAACAGCTCCTATTTCAATCTTAACACCAAGCATATATGATAATCTTAAAGCAAAAGATCCAACAGAGAATTTATCCGATAAGCCAAAGGCTTATTTGAATTTCGCCTTGTTCGATGACCAGTTTAATTTAGTTGACGAGAACAGTGGGGTTAGGCAGGTTAAGGGCGTAAAGGATTCCTTGAATTCACTGATTGTCGGTAAGACAGCAATTGCCAAAACCGGCTTTATTTACATCTATCTTTCAAACGAAAGCGCCCAGGATGTTCTTTTTGATAATCTAATCGTATCACATATAAGTGGTCCTCTCTTAGAAGAAACTCATTACTATCCACACGGAGGAACCCTTGTAGGGATTAGCTCAAAAGCGTTGAAAAGTAATTCCTATTTTGAGAATAAGCGGAGGTACAATGGTAAGGAATTGCAATTTAATGAGATGAAGGATGGAAGTGGAACTGAATGGTATGACTTCGGGTCAAGAATGTATGAATATCAAATTGGCAGGTGGAATGTTTTGGACCCTAAAATTGAGAAGTTCTATAGTTATAGTCCTTATGTCTATAATTATAACAATCCTATCAATAATTTAGATCCCAACGGTGAAGAGGCTTATACCCTTGTAGGATCAGCCGCTCAAACGGCATTCAGAATGATGCAAATGATAATGGGAGGTGCACCAATTCTTGGAATGCGCATACATTTTGTTTTTGAATCTAAGACACCAAATATTTACCATAACACTGTTGAGGCAATAAAAATGGGAAAGCCTTATCTATTAACTTGGGACTCTGATGGAGATGCAAAAAGACGTACCTTGGCTTTAAGACATTACAATGGTCCTGATCCAATAAAAGATGTTGAATCGTTAGATGAATATCCATTTGCGAGTTCCGAAGAAGGAGGATTTTATTTAGGTTCTTACGCTCGTGTTCAAGCCGTACCTAAGGGAGAAAATTTGTCACAAGGGGCTAGCCTTGCAGCATTACGTTTAAAGAAAGGAGATAAAGTCTTAGTCATACCTATTAGTAGAAATGGTGAGGTTCCTAAAGCATTCCAGAGCGTTTTAGAAAATGATGATAAATTGGATGTGCTTCTTGGTTTTATTCAAATATTAAGTATATTGGCACAGGAGGTTACGATACCACCAATTCCGAGCTCACTACAGCCATATCCCATGCCAGCACTTAATCCTGGACCTTTAAATTTATAAATAAATGAATGTAATAGAATCTTTAAACAGATTGCTAAATCTACTGGAAAAGTTTAACCACCCTATAGTTAATTTGCTTTCTCCTGGCTTAACTAGGGAGGGAGTAATCCAAAAGCTGAACTTCTTAGATAGGGATATACCAGAAATTATTATAGACCTCTTTGAATGGAGGCAAGGAGTGAATTATTCTGATGAGAAACGTCCATATATGGTCAATAATCTTTGGCCAATGGGTACTTTTTATTCACTGGATGATTGTATCAGTTCTTACAAAAGTCGTTTGGGTGCGAATGTTGATCCTAAATATTTTCCAATCTTTTCCAACATTGGGGGTGATTATTGGTGTTTAAATATGGATGACGGTTACAATAGTTTTGTTTATTTATTCGCACCGCAACTTACCTTGTCATCTGAGCCTATGTCCCAATATGATTCGCTGGAAAAGTTTGTGGAATCAGTTATAGCTGCGCTTAATGAAGGAATATATTCCTATGATGATGGCGAGTGGATAATTAGTGATAACTACTTTCAATTTTTCAAAGAACTTAATCCTAATTCCGATTATTGGGATAGGTCTAAAAGAGAAAATGACGAGGATGATTTTGACGAATTTGATCCAGAGGATCTCAGTGATGATGATTATTGATAGTAGATTGTCTTTTTTAACTACAAGTTAAAAAATAGGATGCCTACGGCCTTTTGGCCGTTAATTTCTACACTACTTCGATAAACGTTAAAGAAAAGCTAGGCATGAAACAAGTCTAGCTTTTCTTGTTATTAATTGATAATCAAATTTTTTACTTCGGCTAGTTAAACATACAGGTAAATAAATTCATATTTTCTAATTCGAAAGTTATATCGCTACAACCTCAGCAATTACAATATAAGGTCCTACAGAGAAAGTCATTTAACATCCTACACATTCCGGTCATAGTAAGTATTCTTCCTATTAATTCGACTTCCATCGTCTCACCTTGTTAGATACAACGCTGACTGTTTTCCACAAGACGTTTAATTCACATGCAATCCTCTGAATTGATTTTTGGAGGCAGTTTGATATTTGGAATAGATCTATTTTAGGTATTGTTATTCAGTTAGTTGTGTAACAAATTAGGTTACTTAAAACTTGGGAACGGCTGTTGAATTTTGTATATTTGATGATCTTACATGGAGAGCAACACGGCAAAGGACGTGTTATGTCGGAAAAAAGGTTATTACCTCGTGAGGGTGAGTTGGAAATGATTGATAGGATAGCGGCAATAGTGGCCCAGAAATTATTATCGCAACAAGATGAACAAAAGGCACAGTTATATTTAGAACAGGCACAACGAAATTACAGCTCTAATATTCCAACCACCTTAGCAGCAGCCAATAAAGCAGAACGTATTATCAACAGTGCTCAGTATCAAGAGCGTGAGGGACTGAAAAAGCGGATTATGAAAATTGCCAGGAGTTTGGGGTTTACAGCCGAGTACGCTAATACTTGTGATGACGTAATGGGCATTGATGTTACCTTGGAAAGATTCGGCTTATGTATAGCCTGCTTTATTTTTAATTGTGGTAGCTTATCATGTGATTCCACGGTAATCGAAAAATGTATTCATTCAAACTTTGATCATATATTAATTTGTACTCCCGGTAAAGTTTCAATAGAATTACTTCACGAAAAATTGGGTGGACTTATAAGCAAGGTTGCAATCATTGCTATCGACGGGCTGCCTGAATTACTAAGAAATATCAGTCTGCCAAATTTTAGAACTGAGATGGATTTTAAAGGCCGGAAAGTGCTTGTTGAATACAACAGAATATCAAAGGATGAAAGTGATCTTAAGAGTAATACTATTATGCGTGTGCTTTCAAATTCTATAATGAAAAAGGGAGCATAGAATAGATTACTTCCATTGTAACAACTTAAAATAAAATAAATAATTAATATTTATTGGCAAGAATACTAATTAATGGTGTAATCATATTAAATACATCTATTAGTTTTTTGTCAAAAAAATTAGAGACGTATGGAAGAAAAAAAATCTGTTGGAATATGGATTCGTGTTAGCACGGAAGATCAAGCGAGGGGTGATTCTCCTGAACACCATGAGGAACGTGCTCGTATGTATTGCAAGTTGAATGGTTGGGATGTTGTGACTGTGTATCATTTGGAGGCTGTTTCGGGAAAGTCGGTCATTGATCAACCTGAGGCTTTACGAATGATGAAAGACGTTAAGGAAGGTAGAATCCAAGCCTTGGTTTTTTCTAAACTTGCCCGGCTGGCTCGTAACACCAGAGAGCTTTTATCATTTGCTGATTATTTTAATGAACACAAGGCCGATCTAGTTTCTTTACAGGAAAAAATTGATACCGGCACGCCAGCGGGCAGATTATTCTATACCATTATTGCGGCGATGGCACAATGGGAGAGAGAAGAAATTGCCAGTCGCGTGGCTGCGTCAGTTCCTGTAAGGGCCAAATTAGGCAAGCCATTAGGCGGAGTTGCGCCATTTGGGTACACTTGGGGCGATGATCCCAGCAAAAAACAGTTGTCTATTGATGAAAATGAAGCCCCCATAAGAAAGTTAATGTATGAAATCTTCTCAAGAACTAAGCGAAAGAAAGCTACAGCTAAACAACTGAATGAGCTAGGTTATCGTACCAGAAAGGGAGAAAGATTTTCAGATACAACCATAGATAGATTGCTGAAAGATCCAATAGCGAAGGGGATTAGAAGGGCTAACTACACCAAAAGTAGGGGTGATAATAAAACATGGGATCTGAAACCTACCTCTGAATGGGTTCTTACCGAATGTCCAAGTATTGTATCTGAAGAACTATGGGAGGAATGTAACGCCATTTTGGAGCAGCAATATAAGAAACGAAATAAGCCGGGCAGACAGGCTAAATTTCTGCTTAGTGGTATTATGCAATGCACATGCCATGCGAAAATGTATGTCTATCATGGCGTAGATACCTATCACTGTAGAAAATGTAAGAATAAAATTTCAGTTCGTGACATTGATTATGTGTTCGAAGTGCAGCTAAAGAACTTTTTGTTTACCGATTTAGAGATCGATGTTTATCAGAAGCAGACTGAAATGACAATCAATGAGAAGGCTAATCTTTTAAATGCTGCTCAAGTTGAAATTGAGGATTTGACAGTGCGAACCACAGAATTGCTCAATATGAGATTAAAAAAGGAGATCTCACAAGAAGATTTTGTCAGGTTTTATGAACCAGACAATACCCGTTTAAAGGGGTTACAGCGACACACAGCAGAACTTCAGGGAGAAATCGACGCCTTGACTGTTCACCTTGCTTCTTCTCAAACTGTTCTTTCTGACGCTAAGGACTTATATAATAGATGGTCCGATCTCGAGTTTTCGGAAAAGCGGACTATTGTAGAGACTATTACCGATGAAATTATCGTTGGAAGTGACGACATACATATCAAATTGGCCTATCTGCCTAAACACACTTTTTTTGATGATAACGTAAAAAGGCAACGCAACCTCAGGGGTTCATACTGGCAACAAGCATAAAGGCGGCCGGGAATACCAGCGATGCGTTTGCGCGCGAAACAGCTATCTTCCGCTCTTCCATAGGCTGACGAAGTGTTTCCAATGCTGAACGTCTGAATTCCGGCAGTTCATCAAGAAAAAGAATGCCGTTATGTGCGAGGGATATTTCTCCCGGTTGTGGCTGACTGCCACCTCCGGCCAGCGCTTTATCGCTGATAGAATGATGAGGGGCGCGAAAAGGGCGCTGTTGTATCAGTGAAGTGTGCTTGCTTAGCTTTCCGGCTACACTATAGATCTTAGTAGTTTCCAGTGCCTCTTCCAGGAGCAGCGGTGGCAGTATGCCCGGCATACGCCTCGCCAGCATGGTCTTGCCTGCCCCCGGAGGGCCTATAAGTAATACATTATGTCCGCCGGCTGCAGCTATCTCCAGCGCTCTTTTAACCGGCTCCTGTCCCTTTACTTCACTAAGGTCCGCCGTTTCGCTCAATGCGGGAGGTAGCTGTAAAACCGGCACAGGAGAAACAGGTGTTAGTGTTATGATTCCGCGAAAGAACTGAATCACCTGTTGCAGGGTTTTCACTCCAAAAACATTGATCCCTGCGACTATTGCCGCCTCCTCCGCATTTGCTGCAGGCAGTATCAATCCCTTAAAACCTTCGGCCTTCGCCTGCAACGCCATAGATAATGCTCCTTTAACGGGCTGTATACATCCGTCAAGACTTAGCTCACCCATAATAACATAATCAGCAAGAACAGCCTCTTCTGCAGGTTTCGCAGCGCCGGCCATCCTTTCCATGCCAGCCAGTTGCTCTACGCCTGCCATTTGTGCCGCGTTTACCATCTTCTCCGTGCCTGTTACTTGCTTAGGGCCTGCAACCGTCTTTTCTGCGTCTACCATTTGCTTTACGCCTGCCATTTGTGCCGCGTTTGCGATCTTCTCTGTGCCTGTAACTGCTGCCTCTCTGCCCGCCACCTTCTCTGCATTTCCCAGCTGTTCTGTAGCTCCCAGTATGCCAATGGCAATAGGTAAGTCGAAAGCGCTGCCGCTTTTCCTGATATTCGCCGGGGCCATGTTAACGATAAGTTTGGTGCGCGGCATATACAAACCATTGTTCTTAATGGCGCTTTCTATCCGCTGGAGACTTTCTTTTACTGCATTGTCGGGAAGACCTACTATAAAATACTTTAAGCCGGCGCTTACATTTACTTCTATAGTAATGGTGGTGGCGTCTACGCCGTAAACGGCGCTTCCATAGGTTTTTACGAGCATAGGTAGCAACTTTATAGTGTGAACTCTACTTTACACTATAAATATAAACCCGTTTTTCTGCTTTTACCGCTGGCGGGCTAACCATATACCCCTTATACAATAAATAAAATATGATAACTGTGCCACCAGGAAGGCTAAACGAATTGGAAAGAGTAGGCGTTGTCTTTGGGTTTCTTTTGCTATAAGATTCTCCAATTCTAAGGCTGTCAGGGAGCCGAATGGTAAAGTTTCCGGAAGTATAAGTCTGGGAAACAGTACTAATACAATTCCAGGTATTGTCAATAATAAATAAGCAACAAAGATTCCCCAGTCTGTTTTAGTAGCAGGCTGCCTCGAAAGCCAATATCCGGTAAGGGCAAATAACGCTACTACTGCTACCAATTGAATGCTGGCTAAAGGTTTAGGCGAAGCTGCGGTGATATGCCAGCCAGGAACCGAAGAGCTTATCAAACCGAAGAATACCGGCAACATAAACAGCGATACTACCAGTACCATTACCAAAGGGATATAGGGCGCTTTCATAATGAAATAGATAACAGAATGGTGGATGTAGGGGATAATGTAGTTGATTTACAGCTTTTCAAGCATCGCAACCACCCCTTCCTTGCGGAGAATGAGGAAACCCAGCCGGTCGTTGCTGATACCTTCTTTTAGCTGGTAATTGAATACCAGCTGGTCGTCCTGCACCTGGGTCTCGAAATAGCGGAACTGGATATTGGGATATTTTTCCAATGCTTCGCCTATTTCGTAAAGGTGCGTGGAAAGAATAAACAGGGCGTTCTTCATTTTACGCAGGCCTTCTATTACGGCGGTACTGCATTTCATGGCATCCTGTACATTGGTGCCTTTGAACAGCTCGTCGATGAGTATGAGCCATTTTTTGCCATCATTGATCTTCTCGATCGTTTTGCGGATCCGCTGTACTTCGTTGAAGAAATAACTCTCGCCCTTGATAATATTATCTACTACCTGTATGTTGCTGAGCAGCCCATCGAACGTACTCAGTTTCATGGAAGAGGCGGGTACGCCCATGCCAATATGAGCCAGGTAAACCGATACGCCCACGGCTTTAATGAAAGTGCTTTTGCCGGCCATATTGGCGCCTGTGAGAAACAGGAAGTTCTGGTCCTGTACAAGCGAAACATTGTACGCAACAGGTGTTTCCAGCAATGGATGGTAAAGATCTGTCGCCGAAATGGTGGGCACCTCACTGTCGATGAAGGCGGGAAAGCTGTATTTGTATTCAAGACAGGCGCCGGAGAGACTGCTATAGGCATCCAGCTTGCTGTAAATATCTATCAGCTCCCTGGCCTGATTTTTAAAATAATGGCGCAGGTAACGCGCTAAATAAAGAACGCGGGCAGGGGCCAGGTCGCGCTTAGTGCCAAGCGCCGTCATGGTCTGTACCATTTCGGAGTTCAGCAGTTCCTTTATCCTGTTCAGGGTCTTTTCCAGGATAGGAGGGTTGTCTTCGCCGGAAAGCAGCTGCGCCAGCTGTTGCATCCCCTGCACAAAGTCGATAAAGTGTCGGACCGAATAACGCACCAGCGCATAATCCGGTCCGTTAAATAACTTGTAAAGAAAACTGTTGGTAACGTTGGCATGGGCAGGTATATCATTCACCGCAGTTTCATAGAAACGCTCTATCACCATAATGGTACCATTAGAGATGATAGGCGGCCAGTTGTTATAAACCTGCATCAGCTTTTGCAACAATAGCTGCGTTTCCCTGATCTCGTTTATATCATGCAGGGGATGTTGCAGTAAGACCCTTAACCACTCTTTTCCGCCGATAGAACGGGTAAAATCAAGATGGTGAAAAACCGATAACTCCTCTTCTGAATGAAACAGCGAAAGGTCCTGGATAGTGGTTTTATCTGCCTGCATATCGTTTGTATTGGATTGGGGGGAATGGTTATATGTTAGCGATCGAATCTCAACCGCATACCCTTATTAGATTCATCGAATATACCATTTCCATAAACCAAATGACCATTTATAAAAGTATGTGTCACCGAAGCCGGGAACCGGAATCCTTCAAGCGGGCTCCATCCGCACTGGTACAATATATTTCCTTTTGACACTTCGTAAGGCTGGTTCATATTCACCAGAACCAGGTCGGCATAATAACCTTCCCTGATAAAGCCTCTTTTTTCGATCTGGTAGCAGATAGCTACGGCATGGCTCATTTTCTCCACTACCTTTTCGATGCTTATTTTTCCCTGTTGTACATAATGCAACATCATAAGCAGGGAGTGCTGTACAAGCGGCAATCCTGCATGCGACTGCTCATAAGCGCCACTTTTCTCTTCTATGGTATGCGGCGCATGATCGGTAGCGATAACGTCGAGCCGGTCGTTAAGCAGGCCATGCCATAAAGCCTCGCGGTTATGGGGGGCCTTAATGGCCGGGTTGCATTTTATTTTATTGCCCAGTTGTGCATAGTCGTCGCTGGTAAAATGCAGGTGGTGAACGCACACTTCTGCCGTGATCCGCTTTTCGGCCAGCGGTATCATATTAGTAAACAACTGTAGTTCTTTCGCGGTAGTGATATGCAGGATATGAAGCCTGGCATTATGCTTCTTGGCAAACTGGATGGCCCGGAAGGAGGATTCGAAACAGGCTTCTTCATCACGGATGACAGGGTGGTCAGACGGCTCCAGTTCACCCTTTTCGGCCTTCAGCTTTGCTGTATTGGCTTTGATGATAGCTTCGTCTTCACAGTGTGTGGCAATAAGCAGTTCACTGTTGCCAAATACCTTCTCCAGCATCAGCGGGCTGTCGACCAGCAGGTTGCCGGTAGAGGAACCCATGAATATTTTAACGCCGCATACCTCGTTCTTTTTTTCGTTGGTTCGCAGCACCTCATCAATATTATCATTGGAGGTTCCCATATAAAACGAGTAATTGGCAAGCGAAGTACGGGCGCCGATAGCATATTTATCTTCCAGCAATTCCTGAGTGAAAACAGGCGGTTTGGTATTAGGCATTTCCATAAAGCTGGTTACACCTCCCGCTACGGCTGCTTTCGCCTCGCTATAAATGGTTGCTTTATGTGTAAGCCCCGGTTCGCGGAAATGCACCTGGTCGTCAATTGCACCTGGCAGCAGATATTGCCCCGACCCGTCAATTTCCGTTACAGCTTCTTTTATGGCTATGGTACCGCCAACTTTCGCTATAATACCATCTTTAATATAAACATCACCCTCTACAATTGTATTGTCGGAAACAATCCGCGTATTCCTTATCAGATAATTCATATGGCAAAGTAAGGAATAGATGGTAGATGATAGAGGGCTGGTCGTAGAAAAAAAGCCGGGACCGGCAGAATAACGTGATGTTT from Filimonas effusa encodes the following:
- a CDS encoding DUF6443 domain-containing protein, whose amino-acid sequence is MNRQLYSKSLFCLLILIVFSISVVAQRGNISPSTQSIFSGGTASIISIGGPDISGYSYKWQRSSNNVDFYVISGETSTSYNPSGATQTWYYRVYFTSNSNGSTDVSPVASVLVANHLAAGTTYPSSSTINYNTSPGQLSNSGVTGGIGTLQYQWQQSSDGASFTDISGATAVNYTPSALTATTYYRLKAVKGTETVYSNISQITVYPQLISGSLSPSSQNINYNTAFDTLRYSVPTGGNGSYSIVWQYSYNNSTWTTMNGTIGLMKWTAGQATQTTYFRVWTSSNGVDVYSNSVVVNVYPQLVSGSVSAATSNVNYNTATTLSATSPSGGNSTFSYQWQISSDNSSWSNVSGANALTYVTPNLTATRYYRIVTTSNGVSVTSNTVSVNVYPQLTAVLSWAGNYINYNTSPGSITNTVSGGNGSYSYQWQKSTDNATWQNISGATAQNYSPGAMTSTSYFRVNVTSNGVNVASNSILINVYPALTPGTLSFATSDIIVGSSPGQITGTAATGGNGTYSYQWYSSTDGGTTWVTISGATSLNYTPPALGVSTTFRRTVLSNGASSNSNTASFYVYDAIVPADLKPDTIVYSTGLSLTSNAPQGGTGVYSYNWQSSNDAITWGNITSASSLSYQVPEITAKTFYRLKIISSSFTAYSDTVCVYMPLNSGTIGLNTAVIASGGSVSLSSLLAANGGLCSNYSYQYQSSQDNLAWSNIASTTINNITKVTWFRRLVQCGNSIIASNVVRVKIKDLTDTFSPDTTTAAVAGSQTTAVIPSYTGYNSANMNYEKTRTIIKPGVTDLATASGLSNPNDVLQTTKFFDGLGNLIQTVEKQSTSNLTDFVSISVYDAYGRENRKFLPYTDNLTSGDFRTDANSKQSVYYKNLLGTREDYFYSDTVYENSPLNRIIKSTAPGRSWTGNGIGRKSGYRANTVYDSVLIWRIDPDSASLPLQKGFYKPGTLIVSEFIDENDNSVVEFKDRSGKLILTKELVSDHLNAGLNGWNCTYQIYDYLDRLRFVVPSKAVELIKGNWTVTLAIANDLCYQYRYDMRSRPAVKKFPGADSVSIIYDKRDRKIAFRDGNLRQIGLWKLYYYDTQNREVLQALVNSQLSRQALSDSISSYAFNPVNPVPFIDTTIISKQVYTFYDGYAFQGAAAYVVSDLSKPQGGSNLYVESLPSASSKMTRGLVTGYREQIDYDGQFVMTTNYYNERARKIQTIRDNTQGGKDILYNLFNFKGELISTYLKHTNPKSTATPQVTLLTMYHRDRIGRIDTVRKQVNDDPIYSKVLSISSYNELEQIIQKRLGVSGSGQLETQNYEYNVRGWLRGINRSFVNSASSTSNWFGQEISYDYGFDGVQLNGNMAGQKWKGRGDRISRSYGYNYDNLNRLLLANFNQQNPGASIWTKDKVDFTTSSLSYDAMGNLLSMKQMGMNGVTIQPVDSLRYGYLSNGNKLRFVTDKYNNPRSKLGDFKEIVSDTTQDYYYNGSGSLSKDKNKNIDTILYNHNNKVSAVWVKNKGKIFFQYRGGDEKVSKLISDTSSGGKYQWIHYIGDFVYEAGADGVDTLKSIETEEGRIRPIYKTGSAVGYTFDYYIKDNQGNIRVVLGTKSDTAVYAATMETSASSFENALFSNIDNTRFAKPSYYPTDNTTNPNDYVSKLNTNSNKIGPSLVLRVMAGDTISIACKALYKDNSASTSASTSSAMVSSILSAFSGGGIVDGVHNGTGATAPISILTPSIYDNLKAKDPTENLSDKPKAYLNFALFDDQFNLVDENSGVRQVKGVKDSLNSLIVGKTAIAKTGFIYIYLSNESAQDVLFDNLIVSHISGPLLEETHYYPHGGTLVGISSKALKSNSYFENKRRYNGKELQFNEMKDGSGTEWYDFGSRMYEYQIGRWNVLDPKIEKFYSYSPYVYNYNNPINNLDPNGEEAYTLVGSAAQTAFRMMQMIMGGAPILGMRIHFVFESKTPNIYHNTVEAIKMGKPYLLTWDSDGDAKRRTLALRHYNGPDPIKDVESLDEYPFASSEEGGFYLGSYARVQAVPKGENLSQGASLAALRLKKGDKVLVIPISRNGEVPKAFQSVLENDDKLDVLLGFIQILSILAQEVTIPPIPSSLQPYPMPALNPGPLNL
- a CDS encoding SMI1/KNR4 family protein — translated: MNVIESLNRLLNLLEKFNHPIVNLLSPGLTREGVIQKLNFLDRDIPEIIIDLFEWRQGVNYSDEKRPYMVNNLWPMGTFYSLDDCISSYKSRLGANVDPKYFPIFSNIGGDYWCLNMDDGYNSFVYLFAPQLTLSSEPMSQYDSLEKFVESVIAALNEGIYSYDDGEWIISDNYFQFFKELNPNSDYWDRSKRENDEDDFDEFDPEDLSDDDY